One Prunus dulcis chromosome 8, ALMONDv2, whole genome shotgun sequence DNA window includes the following coding sequences:
- the LOC117637724 gene encoding pathogenesis-related leaf protein 6-like, with product MALCIVLLCLMSLVLHSSHAQNSQQDYLNAHNVARKQVGVPNITWDSTVEAYAQNYANSRAADCNLVHSNGTYGENLAKGSGSFTGTYAVNLWVAEKPNYNYTSNSCVGGQQCLHYTQVVWKNSVRLGCARVQCSNGWWFVTCNYDPPGNYVGQRPY from the coding sequence ATGGCTTTGTGTATTGTACTTCTTTGTCTCATGTCTCTGGTGCTTCATTCCTCACATGCCCAAAACTCCCAGCAAGACTACCTCAATGCGCACAACGTGGCACGTAAGCAAGTCGGCGTTCCGAACATCACGTGGGACAGCACCGTCGAGGCCTATGCTCAGAACTACGCCAACTCAAGAGCTGCAGATTGCAACCTGGTGCATTCAAATGGGACTTATGGTGAGAACTTGGCCAAGGGGAGTGGCTCATTTACAGGCACATATGCTGTGAACTTGTGGGTGGCAGAGAAGCCTAACTATAACTACACCTCAAACTCTTGTGTTGGAGGGCAGCAGTGCCTGCATTATACTCAAGTGGTTTGGAAAAACTCTGTTAGGCTGGGGTGTGCTAGGGTTCAGTGCAGCAATGGGTGGTGGTTTGTGACTTGCAACTATGACCCTCCTGGCAACTATGTTGGGCAGCGTCCTTATTAA